Below is a genomic region from Bacillus marinisedimentorum.
AAAAAAGAACAGCAATGCTTACAAAGCATGATGGAGCACAACCTGGCAGGCTTGATCATAGAGCCGACCAAAAGCGCTTTCTATAATGAAAATTTGCCTTACTATATCAATATGTCTCAAAACAAGTTCCCATTTATCATGATCAATGCTTCTTACGAAGGAATAGACCCGCCAACAGTAACATTGGATGATGAATACGGCACTTACATATTAACAAAGCATTTGATTGAATTGGGTCACAAAAGAATTATCGGAATATTTAAAACGGATGATAAGCAAGGTCTGGAACGGATGAAAGGATTCTTCAATGCACATAAAGAATTCAACTTACCGGTACAGTCGGATTTAATTGTTACGTATGAAACCGAAAATAAAGACTTTAAACCAGGGGAAAATTTGATAGAGATTCTTGAAAACGCTCAGGATAAACCTACTGGAATCGTACCTTATAATGATGAACTTGCCATCCATATCATCAACGTGCTCAGGGATAGGCAGATCAAAATTCCTAAAGATATTTCAATCGTCGGTTTTGACGATTCTTCGCTTTCTGAAACAACTGAGGTTAAGTTGACGACGGTAAAGCATCCAAAAAGTGAGATGGGAAGGGCTGCCGCTCAGTTGATTGTTAGTATGATTGAAGGCAAAGGGGAAGAAGTCAAATCAGTCAAATACAGGCCTGAATTGGTTCAAAGGAAATCGGTGGATAAACCGAATCCTCTACCTTCACCTAATTAATGTAACGGCAGGATTTTTTTACCCTGCCACAACTCATACGTACAAGTTGATTATTTCTAAATATAAATGCTTGGTTGTACGTAAAAAGGGTTTATCGTCCATAGGACTTTAAATAAAAATATTATGGGGGGTTCAATATGAAGAAAATTAAGCGCTTTCACTTAATGGTATCTCTGCTCCTGATTGTTTCACTTCTTGTGGCAGGATGTTCGTCAGGCACAGAAGATACAACTTCATCAGGCAATGGCAGCGAGGGAGACAGTGGTGAGATTTCTGGAGAAATTACGGTAGGCGGCTGGGAATTCATTGAAACGTCTCTAAAAGCGCCTTTGGAGGAATTTAATAAAGAATACCCGAATGTGAAAGTGAACTTCAAGGTCGCACCGCCGGATGAAACTTACAAAAACCTGCTATTAGGGTTATCTTCTGGACAGGGCGCGCCAGACGTGGTTGCTATAGAAAATAAAAACCTTGCTCAGTTTGTGGTAACGGGTGAATTGGAAGACCTTACTGAAAGAATAGAACCTTATAAAGATCGATTTAATGACTTTAAGCTGCTGGATGCTACGCATGAAGATAAAATTTATGCTGTACCTTGGGATAGCGGCCCGACCGGTATTTATTATCGCCGGGATGTTTTCGAGGAGGCGGGATTACCATCCGATGAGGCTTCAGTTGCAAAGCAGCTTGCAACCTGGGATAAATATTTGGAAACAGCTGAAATCATTAAAGAAAAAACCGGGAAAAACATGCTTTCTCTTTCCAAGTCGAATAACTACGCTCGGATTTTTGAAATGATGATGCAGCAGCAGAATACCTGGTACTACGATGAAAATGGAAAAGTCATCGTTAATAACGAAAAGACAAAACGAATTCTTGAATATTTCCAGAAGCTTTGGGATGGAGGCTATACAGAAGAAACCACACCTTGGACAGATGGATGGTATGCAGGAATGGCTGAAGGAAATGTTGCTACAGCTCCAAATGCTGTATGGCTAGGCGGTTTCTTAAAGAGTTGGATTGCTCCTGATGCAGAAGGAAAATGGGGTGTTGTCCCTCTTCCAGTATGGGAAGAAGGCGGAAACCGCACTTCTAATGATGGGGGTTCAACGCTGGTAATCACAAAGCAATCAGAAAACAAAGAGGCTGCCTGGGCATTTGTAGAGTTCATGCTTACAAGAGATGACAGCCAGTTGGCGATCTTTAAAGAAACTGATGCATTCCCTTCACTTGAAAGTACGTATGATGAACCGTATTTTGCTGAAGAAGACCCTTATTTCGGTGGACAAACATATCGTGAGCTCTTTACCGAGCTGGTTGGTGAAGTGCCGTATGTGAATTATACAGACGATTATGACCAGGCTTATGACCTTGCCATGGTTGAAATATCCCAGCTTGGCATGGGAAAACAAACAGTGGATGAGGCTCTGAAAAACCTGGAGAAGAAAATCAAAACGAAAACTGGCCGCGACTAAACACGGATTCAAACAGGCAGCTGCACTAACTGCAAGAGGGTGCAGCTGCTGAATGATATGTTGTGCCTGGGGGGCAATAAAATGAGACTAAATAAAAACTTGGCGCCATATGTATTTGTCTCACCCTTCTACCTTTTGTTTGCCGTTTTCATGCTTTATCCTCTCGTTTTTTCACTCTATATGAGCTTTACAGAGTGGAATGGAATCGGCGAGATGAGGTGGGTAGGGTTTCAAAACTACAAAGCGTTATTTTCAGATGATGTTTTCGTTCAGTCTCTCTGGAATGCGCTGATTCTTTTTGTTATGTATGTTCCTGTTATGTTATTTTTTGCACTTGTATTGGCGGTGGTGTTGAACACAGGCCTTGTAAAATTTCAACGGCTTTTCCGAACGATTTATATTACACCGTACATAACTTCGTTAGTAGCAATTGGATTCACATTTGTGATGATTTATGACAAGGATTACGGGTTGTTGAATATGGTTTTGCAGGCAATCGGCATCCCCGAAATCAACTGGCTCGGTACGGTTTGGGGAGCGCGATTTGCACTCGCTTCACTCATAATTTGGCGGTGGGTTGGATACAACATGATCATTATGCTGGCTGGTCTGCAAAACATTCCAAATGAACTTTATGAAGCTGCTACAGTAGATGGCGCGGGGAAAATAAGAAGTTTCTTTTCAATTACTGTTCCAATGATGAAACCAGTAATTTTATTTACAGCCATATTGTCTACAGTAGGTACATTTATGCTCTTCGTTGAACCGCTTGTTTTGACGCAAGGCGGCCCTGTTAACTCTACAATCACCCCTGTTATGTATTTATACCAGCAAAGCTTCGATTATTTGAAGTTCGGTTACGCGTCAAGCATGGCGTATATATTCTTTATCCTGATTTTTATCGCTTCATTAATTCAAATTAAAGTCTTTGGAAAAGAGTAAAGGGGGGAGAAAAAATATGTATAGAAGGATACTGCCTAAAACAATAATGTATGTTTTGCTCGTTTTATTTGCTGTCACAATGCTTCTCCCTTTTGTATGGATGGTCAGTTCTTCGTTGAAACCATTGAGCGAAATCTTTTCTCATCCGCCTACTCTTATCCCTGAAACATTCCGATGGGAGAACTTCAGTGAATTATTTGAGAAGTTCCCCTTTATTCAAAATATATTTAATAGTCTATACATCGCTGTTGTCTACACAGTTCTTGCTGCTTTCTTTTGCGCGCTGGGCGGCTTTGCGTTTGCCAAATATGAGTTCAAATATAAAAACATTTTATTTATTATTCTTTTCGGCTCTATGATGATTCCTCAGGAAGTCCTCATGATTCCGTTGTATGTAGTGTTTAAGAATCTGAATTGGATTGATACGCACTGGGGGTTGATCATACCGGGAATTGCCAATGCGTTTGGGATATTCTTTATGAGACAGTTCATTCAATCTGTGCCTAACGATTTGCTTGATGCTGCAAGAATCGATGGATTAGGGGAGTTTGGCATTTTCACCAAAATCATTTTACCAGTTATTAAACCGGGTCTTGCAAGCCTGGGGATTATCTTTTTCATGAATTCCTGGAACAACTTCCTATGGCCGCTCATTTTATTGAAATCTCCTGAAATGTACACAGTCACAGTTGCTATCTACTCAATCACCGGTGGATTGAGACAGCCTTATCACTGGATTTTGGCAGGTTCAGTCATATCCGTAATTCCATTGTTCGTGATCTTTTTGATCTTTGAAAGACAGTTTATTGCCGGTATAACCCAGGGAGCTGTAAAAGGCTAAAAAAGTAAAGAGGTGTTAGGTGTGGCAAAGTTTGTGAAAAATAAGGAATTTCAGTTAGGTGTATGTTATTATCCTGAACATTGGCCGGAAGATTTATGGGCTGACGATTTCAAGCGTATGATCGAGTTGGGCTTTTCAACCATACGGATAGGGGAGTTCGCCTGGTCTGTTTTTGAACCTGTTGAAGGTGAATTTCATTTTGAACTGTTTGACCGGGCGATCGATCTTGCTCATCAATATGGACTCAAAGTTGTATTGGGAACACCAACAGCCACCCCCCCTGCTTGGTTGACACATAAGCATCCGGAAGTATTGAATGTGTCGCAGCAGGGTGTGCAATATCAACATGGGCAGCGGAGACACTACAATTATAACTCTGAAGTTTATAAGAAATTCACAGAAAGAATTGTTAGAGAAATGGCAAGTCATTATAAAAATCACCCGGCTGTCATTGGCTGGCAGATTGATAACGAACTGAACTGCGAGACAAATGTTTTTTATTCTGAAGCCGATCACCATGCATTTCGCATTTGGGCTAAGGAGAAGTATGAAACACTTGATAAATTGAATGAGGCATGGGGCACGGTATTCTGGAATCAGACATATACCGACTGGGAACAGATTAAGCTTACTGGCCCAACCATTTCAGATTCGCCGAATCCGCATCATTCTCTTGATGAAAAACGCTTCTTTTCAGACAGTGCCATTTCCTATGCGAAGCTGCAAAATAACATTATAAGGGAGTTAGCGCCTCATCAATGGGTCACAACCAATGGAATGTTCGGCCATTTGAACAACCATAAAATGACAGAAGACCTATTGGATTTTTTTGCATATGATTCCTATCCGAACTTCAGTACGATTTATCCTGATACGGGTGAAAAACCGTTATTGGACCGAAAATGGAGCTGGAATTTAAGCAATGTAAGAAGTATTTCCCCAAGTTTCGCTGTGTTTGAACAACAATCAGGTCCTGGCGGCTGGGTTAATAGAATGGAACAGCCGTCACCGAAACCGGGACAGATGAGATTGTGGACATACCAGTCGATTGCACATGGCGCAGACATGCTTTTGTATTTCAGGTGGAGAACGGCAACAAAAGGCACTGAAATCTACTGGCATGGCATTAACGATTATCATAATCAGCCTAACAGGCGCGTATCAGAAGCACGGCAAATCGGTGAAGAACTAAGCCGTATCGGAAACAAAATCAAAGGATCAGAATATCAGGCAGAAGCTGCAATTCTGCGGGATTACGACAATGAATGGGATGGAGAGATGGACCTGTGGCATGGCCCATTATCAGCCAAAAGCAATCTGGAGTGGTTCAAAGCTTTCCAATATAAACATATACCGGTTGATGTACAATACCTTTTTGAAGATTCAACTGTAGACCAGATAAAAAAATACAAAATTTTAATTTACCCGCATCCTGCCATTTTATCTAAAGAAACTGCAGATCTATTAACGGAATATGTTAAGCAAGGCGGGACTCTCGTGTTTGGTTCCAGAACAGGATACAAGGATACTTCAGGACAATGTTACATGAAACCGTTTCCGGGAGAAGCCAGTGAACTTGCCGGTGCTACTGTAGAAGAGTTTTCGTTAGTTGCCCATACCCAGGAAGGGCCGGCATTCCGCTGGAATCAAAGAGAATTTAAGAATGAGAGTTTCTTTGAAATCTTAAAAGTCCAGGCAAAGGGTATAGAAGTACTCGCCAGGTATGAAGGAAGTTATTATGACGGTAAACCTGCCCTCGTAAAAAATAA
It encodes:
- a CDS encoding GntR family transcriptional regulator, with protein sequence MEANQTKYNFVKEEIKKSLLRGDVLPGQKIGSENEMMTKYQVSRHTVRKAIDELVNEGYLYREHGVGTFCKNWSDRTGRQDKKTIGIITTYISDYIFPSIIRGAELYLSSKGYSLVIASTNNDVKKEQQCLQSMMEHNLAGLIIEPTKSAFYNENLPYYINMSQNKFPFIMINASYEGIDPPTVTLDDEYGTYILTKHLIELGHKRIIGIFKTDDKQGLERMKGFFNAHKEFNLPVQSDLIVTYETENKDFKPGENLIEILENAQDKPTGIVPYNDELAIHIINVLRDRQIKIPKDISIVGFDDSSLSETTEVKLTTVKHPKSEMGRAAAQLIVSMIEGKGEEVKSVKYRPELVQRKSVDKPNPLPSPN
- a CDS encoding ABC transporter substrate-binding protein: MKKIKRFHLMVSLLLIVSLLVAGCSSGTEDTTSSGNGSEGDSGEISGEITVGGWEFIETSLKAPLEEFNKEYPNVKVNFKVAPPDETYKNLLLGLSSGQGAPDVVAIENKNLAQFVVTGELEDLTERIEPYKDRFNDFKLLDATHEDKIYAVPWDSGPTGIYYRRDVFEEAGLPSDEASVAKQLATWDKYLETAEIIKEKTGKNMLSLSKSNNYARIFEMMMQQQNTWYYDENGKVIVNNEKTKRILEYFQKLWDGGYTEETTPWTDGWYAGMAEGNVATAPNAVWLGGFLKSWIAPDAEGKWGVVPLPVWEEGGNRTSNDGGSTLVITKQSENKEAAWAFVEFMLTRDDSQLAIFKETDAFPSLESTYDEPYFAEEDPYFGGQTYRELFTELVGEVPYVNYTDDYDQAYDLAMVEISQLGMGKQTVDEALKNLEKKIKTKTGRD
- a CDS encoding carbohydrate ABC transporter permease yields the protein MRLNKNLAPYVFVSPFYLLFAVFMLYPLVFSLYMSFTEWNGIGEMRWVGFQNYKALFSDDVFVQSLWNALILFVMYVPVMLFFALVLAVVLNTGLVKFQRLFRTIYITPYITSLVAIGFTFVMIYDKDYGLLNMVLQAIGIPEINWLGTVWGARFALASLIIWRWVGYNMIIMLAGLQNIPNELYEAATVDGAGKIRSFFSITVPMMKPVILFTAILSTVGTFMLFVEPLVLTQGGPVNSTITPVMYLYQQSFDYLKFGYASSMAYIFFILIFIASLIQIKVFGKE
- a CDS encoding carbohydrate ABC transporter permease encodes the protein MYRRILPKTIMYVLLVLFAVTMLLPFVWMVSSSLKPLSEIFSHPPTLIPETFRWENFSELFEKFPFIQNIFNSLYIAVVYTVLAAFFCALGGFAFAKYEFKYKNILFIILFGSMMIPQEVLMIPLYVVFKNLNWIDTHWGLIIPGIANAFGIFFMRQFIQSVPNDLLDAARIDGLGEFGIFTKIILPVIKPGLASLGIIFFMNSWNNFLWPLILLKSPEMYTVTVAIYSITGGLRQPYHWILAGSVISVIPLFVIFLIFERQFIAGITQGAVKG
- a CDS encoding beta-galactosidase, which gives rise to MAKFVKNKEFQLGVCYYPEHWPEDLWADDFKRMIELGFSTIRIGEFAWSVFEPVEGEFHFELFDRAIDLAHQYGLKVVLGTPTATPPAWLTHKHPEVLNVSQQGVQYQHGQRRHYNYNSEVYKKFTERIVREMASHYKNHPAVIGWQIDNELNCETNVFYSEADHHAFRIWAKEKYETLDKLNEAWGTVFWNQTYTDWEQIKLTGPTISDSPNPHHSLDEKRFFSDSAISYAKLQNNIIRELAPHQWVTTNGMFGHLNNHKMTEDLLDFFAYDSYPNFSTIYPDTGEKPLLDRKWSWNLSNVRSISPSFAVFEQQSGPGGWVNRMEQPSPKPGQMRLWTYQSIAHGADMLLYFRWRTATKGTEIYWHGINDYHNQPNRRVSEARQIGEELSRIGNKIKGSEYQAEAAILRDYDNEWDGEMDLWHGPLSAKSNLEWFKAFQYKHIPVDVQYLFEDSTVDQIKKYKILIYPHPAILSKETADLLTEYVKQGGTLVFGSRTGYKDTSGQCYMKPFPGEASELAGATVEEFSLVAHTQEGPAFRWNQREFKNESFFEILKVQAKGIEVLARYEGSYYDGKPALVKNKVGNGSVYYFGGTFTEELAGMILSHADIHSVVDGSMALPQEMELSVRENTDGSKYYFLLNYSDRVQEIELKEPFINLLSGEAVNGVFDLEPFGVSVFHKR